In a single window of the Accipiter gentilis unplaced genomic scaffold, bAccGen1.1, whole genome shotgun sequence genome:
- the LOC126036688 gene encoding uncharacterized protein LOC126036688: MRPASFTALAAVARQPNRDTTPRQTRMRGGAVYGSLPVAWLPNHGTAAWEPRMRGGGPLRQRSLSPPKDQSPVLQLGCRACALPRSAKPSPLPPRGPMFGTAARRLRVRGAAPVLHVPSDGTGSAAPGESAAALVASSLPRPRRERGCPFVPGDAADCSSLRLAWPVSARPPSPHGTGAQRDRRSTYWLWTGAAEAGEATER; this comes from the exons atgcgcccaGCGTcgtttacggcgctcgccgctgttgccaggcaaccaaatcgcgacacgacgcctcggcaaacgcgcatgcgcggaggcgcggtttacggctctctgcctgttgcctggctaccaaaccacggtacagcagcttgggagccgcgcatgcgcggtggcggccccttgcgccagcgctctctttcgccacctaaggaccaaagtccggtactgcagctggggtgccgcgcatgcgcgctgccgcgttctgccaagccctcgccgctgccaccccgcggcccaatgttcggtactgcagctcggaggctgcgagtgcgcggggctgccccggtcctgcacgtgccgtccgacggtaccggcagtgcggccccgggggaaagtgccgccgcgctcgttgcttcctccctcccg aggccacgccgtgagcggggttgtccgttcgtccccggggatgccgctgactgcagcagcctcaggctcgcgtggcctgtctccgcccggcctccctctcctcacggcacgggagcgcagagggacaggcggagcacttactggctgtggacgggagctgctgaagctggagaggccacagaaaggtaa